The Drosophila biarmipes strain raj3 chromosome 2L, RU_DBia_V1.1, whole genome shotgun sequence genome has a window encoding:
- the LOC108033717 gene encoding WD repeat and FYVE domain-containing protein 3, whose translation MNVMRKLRGAASAGGSSGASTANSTPEGNRTPTAPAANGRTSEEALIDARVLVSLNTLKKLFNEYTHPREPLSEQERDARLYEMLPLFCKVFSSCPANDMSEKFWDVVAFCQQVSRLMVSEIRKRASNQSTEAASIAIVKFLEVETTEETSSGWMLLATLNLLANGDVSLIQVMTAAAVPSTLVKCLYLFFDLPIIEDDEPRADGGAISEFNAQERRTLLQKVFVQLLVKLCSYPYPAEELARMDDLTLLFSAITSPCPIHNIVWRKNAAEILTRISRNGLTDAVVSYIHSKGCMALCVDNMQRLTFGNPLEIVEMFVTVFCFLKDSSQVSQILMDDFRASQGYVFLSEFLLKFDNNRSQSLEIQAAVRNLVLMISSLCMCGFYELRPPASQFNTAFKLQNFQLPQATSRETCVRNVYAFQVLQNVFLKSTTPALCCTILDAISRVYHSENANYFILESEHTLSTFAERIHLKSPQIQEKFYDMLEFIVFQLNFVPCKELISLSLLLKHNQSTPCSILCLKTLLNILRHNSVFKDVYREVGILEIFVGCLTRYASHVQQITKGDESVVVNLEGDTDDELLDTMGKHVLEALTMLLGGGASNNAQLFRDYGGAKCVHELVKFKHCRPQALGIVRELILSAGGDDDMLHILSLMHSVSPSQVEFKIQILNMLLGCLKDSHRTRTVFRKVGGFVYVTSVFVSLDGSMARPQPDIPQQDLILLLQIVFQTLATAMRFEPANAKFFYQEISSSSLCDTLRLLGCFGGSSALQDFTGVYEPQQSLLKYYHEIFSGDILSASFSEDVPYPLSYVCVVFRLLYSIALDNFEAPNLNGIITLFSDPPALLRSPSKELAAPVHPSQLNLTQPSPEPRIVHPGVVLCMLQLLPAVENDLEPLKAVQLQVYLSEIIKSLVRSERNQQIMCDHGLAEKLLKLTRRALAEEAHPLHVPMQYILERLAAQALQPTELRQFLRLGEPLSCADIDLQHPYKLGGPVPLTRIKTLVSMTTPRDFRAHGSSTLPPFVELDMSAEGFGCLYLPSLAPQATATAGGTIDANTIGGIGAGDRIFPPQTGLTYSTWFCVEKFSDPKTDPHCVRLLTLVRTIHNPREENLACLSILLSARDKAIVVSTQETLVTPRKSIGDWEPEGSDDGIARIWCPDLLHEGQWHNLVVVLNRAVLKNSSLFLYLDGVPMHTQKLHYIAQHPAAGNASLTSATQIFGYIGTPPIWRRYSRLCWKQGVCHLIEDVLTQQTVQTIYQLGPHYMGSLQAPQLGKQTESLVPLVPEDRVLLGLNAKAVSKLTLVKIRKVYSRADNKSIAKQLNMNSHENATPIKILHNSAGHLAGAGRSLGGVVVGYLGVRVFSPHPVSAMIDTVGGCNVLLGIIAMAQDVESLYAGVKALTCVVRSNRAAQAEMDRKRCYQTLGMFFKKKKHLLNSHILHLTFGLVGTVNSGQDMSSIPNVTAFQDLLCDLEIWHNAPNGLLRSLLEHLLELVVESSDKKQNVKIMRDLQLLVKLLHIITQIQDHSTREILFSLLETLLGGQPRHTDLLLFGQYVAAKLPLAHNGGLERAVLLPSMKNPAEDQDGGVAQNIYLRNRCLSLLHGLLFTPRNTVNYVICDDISKTLGMDWLLLFMQPHVHFTTVIIAVRILVVICANESFLVRFRDATHNGGYLRFTDMVSQRKMMGLGAQQLNQRPTNGTGTVIVATPQNTIQHLPTQIAGEVRAAALNIPGFQLLEWLMNHHLDVPELYFLMTALIMGQPVKVLATEHTKFDLDRVWSFLWGAPVSANTQLPKLNVCPEGVCVLLAMVRGIVHGGECAPWLHSHPETIIQLLFSLYQNLTDFAPVMMSGDVITSLVAVLFPLTSRSADSEPNSGASTPTDETGSSFALPPPEALHGGPQPKLTTHPVCKCIIDFLRVIVVDSLGLNMQGKLTAVIDLVLDAAPDSAELPLQVQYQTQIIIALMDHLLAADVLVGEQAALPLVPLLQSQMQQVAPNVFYLTTRIVDKLWQGCLARNPHDIFDFVIKLIVQAKRRSSSLSLEQLHHSLNRSILFLLSRPTDDSRAEQMSVLEALHKIIQHRLLIFGAGNHELEFIGCLTYCLLQLTADMKIVLDPATSRNTTWHVNPQTETTEPKDEDLNQLQGRNLIVGAAFRVWEELYVCKKPAIEEVFKISLTSPPPNSKAPDLQTTREQVMELASTKWFTYVEAERKATYRVPWELHTQLHSKILKVTGGLSRFTSRTKAKKEELVRTKSTLTREAAFESTGIHVQLIKDLLDLRAKQYQQMLQHTQRYVYQDWVQSEMELTRERGLWGPTGSCSLDKWILDTTEGPHRMRKKTMRNDVFYLNYPYRPELELADNRQLKYKVASSLDSKTYALHGPQQPRILAEAAEHHAMQQQSSLEAVHSHRLETSSSTSTPPPLVLPKLVGHGPATQESMDGNAPEDDEEEEDTSMTSDNETFLRLLEEQEKISFMFRCARVQGLDTFEGLLLFGKEHCYIVDGFTLLKNREIRDIDTLPPGAYEPIIPNSGGTSSTTSRAVSHKLRQCSKFAYEEIREVHKRRYLLQPIALEVFSEDGRNYLLSFPRKVRNKVNQRFLALATALNDNAQQSVAGQKRTASVEQTAGIFSGLIGETSVTQRWVRGEISNFQYLMHLNTLAGRSYNDLMQYPVFPWILADYDSEELDLTNPKTFRDFSRPMGAQADERLEQFQKRFKEWDDPHGETPPYHYGTHYSSAMIVCSYLVRLEPFSQPFLKLQGGHFDLADRMFHSIKEAWLSASKLNMADVKELIPEFFYLPEFLSNFNSFDLGTKQNGETLNHVILPPWAKHDPREFIRLHRSALECDYVSQHLHLWIDLIFGCKQQGPAAVDAVNVFHHLFYEGNVDIYNIDDPLKKNATIGFINNFGQIPKQLFKKAHPAKKMGSSRHSALIDPTSLIQGNSTVLQTDRLFFHNLDNLKPSLQPIKELKGPVGQILQPDKTVFAVEQNKVMMPPSYTKYIAWGFADHSLRVGLYDTDRASFVSEASAQNSGEILACACPNAKMIVTAGTSSVVTIWKFDANRKSLAVKHSLHGHTDAVTCLAASAAYNVIVSGSRDGTAIVWDMTRFTFVRQLRGHAGVVAAVAINELTGDIATCSATWLHVWSINGDALAMVNTCVGSADRMQQILCVGFSQIREWDQQNVVITGSTDGVVRMWSLEYTQVPIDRKLKRGTEVSSQDKPDSVSLEGKDNKDDKISLIKPIRSRSQSEEELEIVKSASESSISEASQHSLELSKSAGAKADQEGEPRKSSISGAKSLHEMKSATVEGESSSCDPKSNEDEYSIRPSKSDTSLTDGFVLIDNDRHKGDQILRKGFRWQRQLMFRSKLTMHTAYDRKDNAEPASITALTVSKDHKILYVGDARGRIFSWSVTEQPGRGVADHWLKDEGADQCVKCHVKFTLYERKHHCRNCGQVFCNKCSRFESEISRLRILKPVRVCQACYGQLRTNSVDN comes from the exons CAGGTATCCCAGATTCTCATGGATGATTTTCGCGCCTCCCAGGGATACGTATTTCTCAGCGAGTTTCTGCTAAA GTTTGACAACAACCGCAGCCAATCGCTGGAGATTCAAGCAGCCGTTCGCAATCTTGTTCTGATGATCTCTTCGTTGTGCATGTGCGGCTTCTACGAGCTCCGACCGCCAGCTTCGCAGTTCAACACGGCTTTCAAGCTGCAGAACTTCCAGCTTCCGCAGGCCACCTCGCGAGAGACTTGTGTGCGAAATGTGTACGCCTTTCAGGTGCTACAGAACGTGTTCCTTAAGTCCACGACGCCCGCACTGTGCTGTACCATCCTGGACGCCATTTCGCGTGTGTACCATTCGGAGAACGCCAACTACTTCATCCTGGAATCGGAGCACACACTCAGTACGTTCGCGGAGCGCATACATCTGAAGAGCCCGCAAATCCAGGAAAAGTTCTACGACATGCTGGAGTTCATCGTCTTCCAGCTGAACTTTGTGCCCTGCAAGGAGCTGATCAGCCTTTCGCTTTTGCTGAAGCATAACCAGTCGACGCCCTGCAGCATTCTATGTCTGAAGACGCTGCTAAATATTTTGCGGCACAACTCTGTCTTTAAAGATGTCTACCGCGAAGTCGGTATTCTGGAGATCTTCGTAGGCTGCCTCACACGATACGCATCCCACGTGCAGCAAATTACGAAGGGCGACGAGTCAGTGGTGGTGAATCTAGAAGGCGACACGGACGATGAACTGCTGGACACGATGGGCAAACATGTCCTGGAGGCGCTAACCATGCTGCTGGGCGGTGGAGCGAGTAACAATGCCCAACTCTTTCGTGACTACGGTGGCGCAAAGTGCGTTCACGAGCTGGTGAAGTTCAAGCACTGTAGACCGCAGGCCCTCGGAATCGTGAGGGAGCTGATTCTGTCTGCAGGAGGAGACGACGACATGCTGCACATACTCTCACTGATGCACAGCGTCAGCCCATCGCAGGTGGAGTTCAAGATACAGATATTGAACATGCTCCTCGGATGCCTGAAGGACTCCCACCGCACACGTACGGTGTTCCGCAAAGTGGGGGGATTTGTTTACGTCACCAGCGTTTTCGTGTCCCTGGATGGAAGCATGGCACGGCCACAACCGGACATTCCACAACAGGATCTCATTCTGCTACTGCAAATAGTCTTCCAGACCCTGGCCACGGCCATGCGGTTTGAGCCGGCCAACGCCAAGTTTTTCTACCAGGAGATCAGCAGCAGCTCGTTGTGCGACACTCTTCGCCTGCTAGGATGCTTTGGGGGATCGTCTGCTTTGCAGGACTTCACAGGCGTCTATGAGCCGCAGCAGTCGCTGCTCAAGTATTACCATGAGATTTTCAGCGGGGACATTCTATCTGCCAG TTTTTCAGAAGACGTTCCCTACCCGCTGTCCTACGTGTGCGTTGTATTCCGGCTGCTCTACAGTATTGCGCTAGACAATTTCGAGGCGCCAAATCTGAATGGCATCATCACACTCTTTAGCGATCCTCCGGCGCTTTTGCGATCTCCGAGCAAGGAGCTGGCGGCACCAGTGCATCCCAGCCAGCTGAATCTCACGCAACCAAGTCCCGAGCCGCGGATAGTACACCCAGGTGTGGTACTCTGCATGCTTCAGCTACTACCCGCCGTTGAGAATGATTTAGAACCACTGAAGGCGGTGCAACTGCAGGTATACCTCAGCGAAATCATCAAGTCTTTGGTGCGGAGCGAGCGGAATCAGCAGATTATGTGCGATCACGGACTGGCTGAGAAACTGCTCAAGCTGACGCGGAGAGCGCTGGCGGAGGAGGCGCACCCCCTGCACGTACCAATGCAGTACATTCTGGAGCGTCTTGCCGCCCAGGCACTGCAGCCCACCGAACTACGCCAGTTTCTGCGCTTGGGCGAACCGCTCTCCTGTGCGGATATAGACCTACAGCATCCGTACAAGCTGGGCGGACCCGTTCCGCTGACTCGAATCAAGACTCTGGTATCGATGACAACACCTCGCGACTTTCGTGCCCACGGCTCAAGCACGCTGCCTCCCTTCGTGGAGCTGGACATGTCGGCCGAGGGTTTCGGTTGCCTGTATCTGCCCTCATTGGCGCCCCAAGCAACGGCCACTGCCGGCGGGACCATTGACGCTAACACCATTGGAGGCATTGGTGCCGGCGATCGCATCTTTCCTCCACAGACAGGTCTAACGTACTCCACCTGGTTCTGCGTAGAAAAGTTCTCAGATCCCAAAACGGATCCACACTGCGTCAGGCTTCTTACCTTGGTCAGGACCATTCACAATCCACGGGAGGAAAACCTGGCATGTTTATCCATTTTGCTCTCGGCGCGAGACAAAGCTATCGTCGTCTCCACTCAGGAGACTTTGGTTACGCCGAGGAAAA gTATTGGTGACTGGGAGCCTGAAGGATCTGACGACGGCATTGCTCGCATATGGTGTCCGGACCTTCTGCATGAGGGCCAGTGGCATAACCTGGTCGTCGTGCTCAACCGAGCCGTTCTAAAGAATTCCAGCTTGTTCCTTTATTTGGACGGGGTGCCCATGCACACCCAGAAGCTTCACTACATCGCCCAACATCCGGCAGCTGGCAACGCCAGTCTCACGTCGGCCACACAGATTTTCGGATACATTGGTACACCGCCAATATGGCGTCGCTATTCGCGTCTCTGTTGGAAGCAAGGCGTCTGCCACCTGATCGAAGACGTGCTTACACAGCAGACGGTTCAGACCATTTACCAACTAGGGCCTCACTACATGGGCTCGCTGCAGGCACCTCAACTTGGGAAGCAGACGGAATCCTTAGTGCCCCTGGTGCCCGAGGATCGAGTACTCCTGGGTCTTAACGCTAAGGCGGTTTCCAAGCTGACGCTTGTCAAAATTCGCAAAGTATACAGCCGGGCGGACAACAAGAGCATTGCCAAGCAGCTTAATATGAACTCTCACGAGAATGCTACTCCCATCAA AATTCTGCACAACTCCGCTGGACACCTGGCAGGGGCCGGTCGATCCCTGGGCGGCGTCGTCGTGGGTTATCTCGGGGTGAGAGTCTTCAGCCCGCATCCCGTCTCTGCCATGATCGACACAGTGGGCGGCTGCAACGTGCTGCTTGGCATCATCGCCATGGCTCAAGACGTGGAATCCTTGTATGCTGGAGTGAAGGCTTTGACCTGTGTGGTGCGGAGCAATCGGGCAGCCCAAGCTGAGATGGACCGGAAAAGGTGCTACCAGACACTGGGCATGTTCTTCAAGAAGAAAAAGCATCTGCTGAACTCGCACATACTGCACCTGACCTTTGGTCTGGTGGGCACTGTAAACAGTGGACAGGACATGTCATCCATTCCGAATGTGACTGCATTCCAAGACCTTTTGTGTGACCTAGAGATCTGGCACAACGCACCGAACGGACTTCTGCGATCGCTACTGGAGCACCTGCTGGAGTTGGTGGTGGAGTCGAGCGACAAGAAGCAGAACGTTAAGATCATGCGAGACCTTCAGCTCCTGGTCAAATTGCTGCACATTATCACCCAGATCCAAGACCACTCGACACGAGAGATCCTTTTCAGTCTGCTGGAGACCCTGCTGGGTGGTCAGCCGAGGCACACCGACCTCCTGCTTTTTGGTCAGTATGTAGCGGCCAAGTTACCACTGGCTCATAATGGAGGTTTGGAACGCGCCGTGCTCCTACCCAGCATGAAGAATCCTGCCGAAGATCAGGATGGTGGCGTGGCCCAAAACATTTACCTGCGCAATCGCTGCCTTTCCCTGCTCCATGGACTTCTATTCACGCCCCGCAATACCGTGAACTATGTGATCTGCGATGATATTTCCAAGACTCTGGGCATGGATTGGCTGCTACTCTTCATGCAACCGCACGTCCACTTTACGACTGTCATTATTGCAGTACGCATCCTGGTTGTTATCTGTGCCAACGAAAGTTTTCTTGTGCGCTTTCGGGATGCCACCCACAATGGCGGTTATCTCCGTTTCACAGACATGGTTTCACAGCGGAAAATGATGGGTCTCGGAGCCCAACAGCTTAACCAGCGTCCTACGAATGGCACTGGCACCGTCATCGTAGCCACTCCACAGAATACCATACAACACCTGCCCACACAGATCGCGGGAGAGGTACGAGCAGCGGCACTAAATATACCAG GTTTCCAGCTTCTTGAATGGCTGATGAATCACCATCTTGACGTACCGGAGCTGTACTTCCTAATGACCGCCCTGATTATGGGACAGCCTGTAAAGGTGCTGGCTACGGAGCATACCAAGTTTGATCTTGACCGCGTCTGGTCGTTCCTTTGGGGCGCTCCTGTCTCCGCAAATACGCAGCTGCCGAAGCTCAATGTTTGTCCCGAGGGTGTCTGCGTTCTTCTGGCTATGGTGCGGGGAATCGTTCACGGTGGAGAGTGCGCCCCCTGGCTACACAGTCATCCGGAGACCATCATACAGCTTCTGTTCAGTCTGTATCAAAACCTCACCGACTTTGCGCCAGTGATGATGTCTGGCGATGTAATCACCTCGCTGGTTGCCGTACTGTTTCCATTGACATCCCGCTCTGCAGACTCTGAACCCAATAGTGGAGCATCCACTCCGACAGATGAAACAGGAAGCAGCTTCGCTTTGCCACCCCCGGAAGCTCTGCACGGAGGCCCGCAGCCCAAGTTAACCACTCACCCGGTGTGCAAGTGCATTATCGACTTCCTGCGCGTCATAGTCGTAGACTCGCTCGGCCTGAATATGCAGGGAAAGCTCACAGCGGTAATCGACCTCGTGCTGGATGCGGCTCCGGACTCGGCAGAACTCCCGCTGCAGGTTCAGTACCAGACCCAGATCATCATTGCATTAATGGATCATCTACTGGCCGCAGATGTGCTTGTGGGCGAACAGGCGGCGTTGCCTCTAGTGCCTCTCCTACAGAGCCAGATGCAGCAGGTCGCACCAAACGTATTCTACCTAACCACCCGCATCGTGGACAAGCTGTGGCAGGGCTGTCTCGCCCGCAACCCGCACGACATCTTCGACTTCGTCATTAAGCTGATCGTACAGGCAAAGCGAAGATCCTCGTCATTGTCGCTGGAGCAACTGCATCACTCGCTAAATCGCAGCATTCTCTTCCTGCTCTCCCGCCCCACCGACGACTCGCGGGCCGAGCAGATGAGTGTGTTGGAAGCGCTGCACAAGATCATTCAGCACCGTCTACTGATCTTCGGAGCGGGTAATCATGAACTGGAATTCATTGGATGCCTTACATACTGCCTGCTGCAATTGACTGCCGACATGAAAATTGTTCTGGACCCGGCCACCAGCCGAAATACCACCTGGCACGTAAATCCACAGACAGAGACGACAGAGCCCAAGGACGAAGACCTCAACCAGTTGCAGGGCCGGAACCTGATCGTTGGCGCTGCCTTTCGCGTATGGGAGGAGCTGTACGTGTGCAAGAAGCCGGCCATCGAGGAGGTTTTTAAAATCTCCCTCACATCCCCACCGCCCAACTCCAAGGCACCTGATCTGCAGACTACGCGGGAGCAGGTAATGGAGCTGGCATCTACTAAATGGTTTACCTATGTGGAGGCGGAACGCAAGGCCACCTATCGAGTCCCCTGGGAACTGCACACGCAGCTCCACTCAAAAATCCTGAAGGTCACCGGTGGATTGTCGCGCTTCACCAGTCGAACTAAAGCAAAGAAGGAGGAGCTGGTACGAACCAAATCGACCCTGACTCGCGAGGCCGCCTTTGAGTCTACTGGCATCCATGTGCAGCTTATTAAGGATCTCCTGGACTTGCGCGCCAAGCAGTACCAGCAGATGCTGCAGCACACCCAACGCTACGTATACCAGGACTGGGTGCAGTCGGAAATGGAGCTTACCCGTGAGCGGGGCCTGTGGGGTCCAACTGGCAGTTGTTCGCTGGATAAGTGGATTTTGGACACCACTGAGGGTCCCCACCGAATGCGCAAGAAGACGATGCGCAATGATGTCTTTTACCTGAACTATCCATACCGACCGGAGTTGGAACTTGCAGACAACCGACAGCTAAAGTACAAGGTGGCTTCCAGTCTGGACAGCAAGACTTACGCCCTGCACGgtccgcaacagccacgcatcTTGGCGGAGGCAGCGGAGCACCATGCAATGCAACAGCAGAGTTCGCTGGAAGCGGTGCATTCGCATCGTTTGGAGACCAGCAGTTCTACCTCCACACCTCCACCGCTTGTTTTACCGAAGCTTGTCGGGCATGGACCAGCCACACAGGAGTCAATGGATGGCAATGCACCAGAAgatgacgaggaggaggaggacacCTCGATGACCAGCGATAATGAGACATTCTTGCGCCTACTTGAGGAACAGGAGAAGATCAGCTTTATGTTCCGATGTGCCAGGGTACAGGGACTGGACACCTTTGAGGGACTCTTATTGTTCGGCAAGGAGCACTGTTACATTGTGGATGGCTTTACGTTGCTGAAGAACCGCGAGATTCGGGACATTGACACCCTGCCGCCAGGCGCCTATGAGCCGATCATTCCCAACTCCGGAGGAACCTCGTCGACCACTTCGCGTGCCGTAAGCCACAAGCTCAGGCAGTGCTCCAAGTTTGCGTACGAGGAAATCCGAGAggttcacaagcgacgctactTGCTCCAACCTATCGCCCTGGAGGTATTCTCCGAGGACGGACGCAACTACCTTCTGAGCTTTCCGCGTAAGGTGCGCAACAAGGTGAACCAGCGTTTCCTGGCCCTGGCCACTGCGCTGAACGACAACGCACAGCAGTCCGTAGCGGGACAGAAGCGCACGGCCAGTGTGGAGCAAACGGCGGGAATCTTCAGCGGACTGATTGGCGAGACCTCGGTAACCCAGCGCTGGGTGCGCGGCGAGATCTCCAACTTCCAGTACCTTATGCACCTGAACACGCTGGCCGGGCGCAGCTACAACGACCTGATGCAGTATCCCGTCTTTCCCTGGATCCTGGCCGACTACGACTCCGAAGAGTTGGATCTGACCAACCCGAAGACCTTCAGAGACTTTTCGCGACCCATGGGAGCCCAAGCCGACGAACGGCTGGAGCAATTCCAGAAGCGCTTCAAGGAGTGGGACGATCCGCATGGCGAGACGCCTCCATACCACTATGGCACCCATTATAGTTCAGCGATGATTGTGTGCTCGTATCTGGTAAGGCTGGAACCCTTCTCTCAGCCATTCCTCAAGCTTCAGGGCGGACACTTTGATCTGGCGGACCGCATGTTTCATAGCATTAAGGAGGCCTGGCTATCCGCCTCTAAGTTGAACATGGCCGACGTCAAGGAACTCATCCCAGAGTTCTTCTACCTGCCCGAGTTCCTCAGCAACTTCAACAGCTTCGATCTGGGTACCAAGCAGAACGGCGAGACCCTCAACCACGTTATCCTGCCGCCGTGGGCCAAGCACGATCCCAGGGAGTTCATCCGACTTCACAGAAGCGCTCTGGAGTGTGACTATGTCAGCCAGCACCTGCATTTG TGGATTGACTTAATTTTTGGATGCAAGCAACAGGGACCAGCGGCCGTTGATGCGGTCAATGTATTTCACCACCTCTTCTACGAGGGAAACGTGGATATATACaa CATTGATGACCCACTTAAAAAGAATGCCACCATTGGCTTCATCAACAACTTTGGCCAGATTCCCAAGCAGCTGTTCAAAAAGGCGCATCCCGCTAAAAAGATGGGTAGCTCTCGGCATTCGGCACTAATCGATCCTACTTCACTGATCCAGGGAAATAGCACAGTGCTGCAAACCGACCGGCTGTTCTTCCACAACTTGGACAACCTCAAGCCCAGTCTGCAGCCCATAAAGGAGTTGAAAGGTCCGGTCGGTCAAATCTTGCAGCCAGACAAGACGGTGTTTGCCGTGGAGCAGAACAAGGTGATGATGCCGCCGTCGTACACAAAGTACATCGCCTGGGGCTTTGCCGACCATTCACTCCGCGTGGGACTCTACGACACGGATCGGGCATCCTTTGTGTCCGAGGCATCGGCCCAGAACTCGGGTGAGATTCTCGCTTGCGCCTGTCCCAATGCCAAGATGATTGTCACGGCCGGCACCAGTTCGGTGGTGACTATCTGGAAGTTCGACGCGAATCGAAAAAGTCTTGCCGTCAAGCACTCATTGCACGGACACACGGACGCTGTCACCTGCCTAGCAGCCAGCGCGGCTTACAATGTCATCGTGTCCGGATCGCGGGACGGCACAGCCATTGTCTGGGACATGACGCGGTTCACCTTCGTGCGCCAGCTGCGAGGACATGCTGGTGTGGTGGCTGCCGTGGCCATTAACGAGCTAACCGGGGATATAGCTACCTGCTCGGCCACCTGGCTCCACGTGTGGTCCATCAATGGGGATGCCCTGGCCATGGTCAACACTTgtgtgggcagtgcggatcgCATGCAGCAGATCTTGTGTGTGGGTTTCTCGCAGATCCGCGAGTGGGACCAGCAGAACGTAGTAATAACTGGCTCAACCGACGGTGTGGTGAGG ATGTGGTCCCTGGAGTACACGCaggtgcccatcgatcgcaagTTGAAACGAGGCACGGAGGTGTCTTCGCAGGACAAACCCGACTCTGTCTCTTTGGAAGGCAAAGACAATAAGGACGACAAAATAAGCCTCATCAAGCCAATAAGAAGCCGTTCCCAGTCAGAGGAGGAATTGG AGATTGTCAAATCCGCCTCGGAGAGCAGCATTTCAGAGGCCTCACAGCATAGCCTAGAGTTGAGTAAGTCAGCAGGTGCTAAAGCGGATCAGGAAGGGGAGCCCAGAAAAAGCTCAATTTCGGGGGCAAAGTCCCTGCACGAAATGAAATCAGCCACTGTTGAAGGGGAGAGCAGCAGTTGTGATCCTAAATCCAATGAGG ATGAATATTCTATAAGGCCAAGCAAATCAGACACGAGTCTGACTGATGGCTTCGTTTTAATAGACAATGACAGACATAAAGGCGACCAAATTCTAAGAAAAG GCTTCAGATGGCAACGTCAATTAATGTTCAGATCTAAGCTGACCATGCACACGGCGTATGATCGCAAGGATAACGCTGAACCAGCTAGCATTACAGCATTGACGGTATCCAAAGATCACAAGATTTTATATGTTG GTGATGCACGAGGTCGTATCTTTTCCTGGAGCGTTACGGAACAGCCTGGTCGCGGAGTTGCCGACCATTGGCTGAAAGATGAGGGAGCTGATCAGTGTGTCAAATGCCACGTCAA ATTTACTTTATACGAGAGGAAGCACCATTGCCGCAATTGCGGTCAAGTTTTCTGCAATAAGTGCAGTCGCTTCGAGTCGGAAATATCGCGTCTTCGAATCCTTAAGCCAGTTAGGGTGTGCCAGGCGTGCTACGGTCAACTGCGCACCAATTCGGTGGACAATTAG